A genomic stretch from Desulfolutivibrio sulfodismutans DSM 3696 includes:
- a CDS encoding B12-binding domain-containing radical SAM protein, translated as MDRQEAPLPALRVLLLNPPFLARFSRPQRSPAVTRSGTLYMPLWLASLGAVLENQGYDILFIDAPAEGIGLPETVRRAETFAPALAVLDTSTPSIAADLDAARAIKERLPGCFVVLVGPHASALPAQCLAAAGPDAVARREYEDTVRDVARVLAASCGPPPPGALAEIPGLSWREGDAVRHNPDRPFLADLDALPFVSRFYRRHLDIRRYFNPNAAYPMVTLITSRGCPGGCTFCLYPQTMTGHRLRRRSVDNVLDEIAWVLDAFPEARSLFFEDDTLTVDVDRCLALCDGIAARGLRFAWTANARADLPGEVMRRMRQAGCRMLCVGFESADAAALAAMRKGIQPGGARRFMRDAASCGMRVHGCWMFGLPDDTRESVLRSIELACALGTDTAQFYPVIPYPGTAIHADYAARGWLPEPERTRWLTATGRHASVAGNGHLTPAEIEELCALARRRFYLRPGYLARRLFLAMGSADEFRRTVMAGRRFIRHLLPGAEK; from the coding sequence ATGGATCGACAAGAAGCGCCTTTGCCTGCGTTGCGGGTTCTTCTCCTCAACCCGCCCTTTTTGGCGCGGTTCTCCCGGCCGCAGCGCAGTCCCGCCGTGACCCGAAGCGGCACGCTGTACATGCCTCTGTGGCTGGCCTCGCTGGGCGCGGTGCTTGAGAACCAGGGCTACGACATCCTTTTCATCGACGCCCCGGCCGAGGGGATCGGCCTGCCGGAGACGGTGCGGCGGGCCGAGACCTTTGCCCCGGCCCTGGCCGTGCTCGACACCAGCACGCCGAGCATCGCCGCCGACCTGGACGCCGCCCGGGCCATCAAAGAGCGCCTCCCGGGCTGCTTCGTGGTCCTGGTGGGGCCGCACGCCTCGGCCCTGCCCGCGCAATGCCTCGCCGCCGCGGGCCCCGACGCCGTGGCCCGTCGCGAATACGAAGACACCGTGCGCGACGTGGCCCGCGTCCTGGCCGCGTCCTGCGGCCCGCCGCCCCCGGGGGCCCTGGCCGAGATCCCGGGCCTGTCCTGGCGCGAGGGCGACGCCGTGCGGCACAACCCGGATCGGCCGTTTCTGGCCGACCTGGACGCGCTGCCCTTCGTCAGCCGCTTCTACCGCCGCCACCTGGACATCCGCCGCTACTTCAACCCCAACGCCGCCTACCCCATGGTGACCCTGATCACCAGCCGGGGCTGCCCAGGAGGCTGCACCTTCTGCCTCTACCCCCAGACCATGACCGGCCACAGGCTGCGCAGGCGTAGCGTGGACAACGTCCTGGACGAAATCGCCTGGGTGCTGGACGCCTTCCCTGAGGCCCGTTCGCTTTTTTTCGAGGACGACACCCTGACCGTCGACGTGGACCGCTGTCTGGCCCTGTGCGACGGCATCGCCGCGCGCGGGCTGCGCTTTGCCTGGACGGCCAACGCCCGGGCGGATCTGCCGGGGGAGGTCATGCGGCGCATGCGGCAGGCCGGGTGCCGCATGCTGTGCGTGGGGTTCGAGTCCGCCGACGCGGCCGCGCTTGCCGCCATGCGCAAGGGCATCCAGCCGGGCGGAGCCCGGCGTTTCATGCGCGATGCCGCATCCTGCGGCATGCGCGTCCACGGCTGCTGGATGTTCGGACTTCCCGACGACACCAGAGAGAGCGTCCTGCGCTCCATCGAACTGGCCTGCGCGCTCGGCACGGACACGGCCCAGTTCTATCCGGTCATCCCCTATCCCGGCACGGCCATCCACGCCGACTATGCGGCCCGGGGCTGGCTCCCCGAACCGGAGCGCACGCGCTGGCTCACCGCGACCGGCCGTCACGCCAGCGTGGCGGGCAACGGCCACCTCACTCCTGCAGAGATCGAGGAACTGTGCGCCCTGGCCCGACGCCGCTTCTACCTGCGGCCCGGCTATCTGGCGCGCAGGCTTTTTTTGGCCATGGGCAGCGCCGACGAATTCAGACGCACCGTCATGGCCGGCCGTCGCTTCATCCGGCATCTTCTTCCCGGTGCGGAAAAATAA
- a CDS encoding glycosyltransferase yields MTAPTTEAGLTGPTSLPPRTSQAGPPLCSVVIPALNAARHLPGCLAALHAQTMPAAAFEIIVVDDGSTDDTASVAQACGATCLCQPHTGPGAARNRGARMAQGSILVFTDADCRPEPDWLEAMVQALSARAGSSTAGAQGVYATDQQSLVARFAQSEFEDRYELMRRHPSIDLAATYSAAYRRDVFLEAGGFDERFPRADNEDTELSYRLSAKGHSLALAPGAVVRHQHPATLGSYLRRKFSRGYWRTQVYRLYPDKAARDRYTTVPVKLGTLAAMAWILGSLAGLAALPLAGGGLLALAQVCPAAMLALSWPMARRNWHSRRALGAVTPGMILLRGVALGCGVLWGMARPAPGFQAGKDGGKDEKIKR; encoded by the coding sequence ATGACCGCTCCGACCACCGAGGCTGGCCTGACCGGCCCGACCTCCCTGCCCCCCCGGACCTCCCAGGCCGGCCCGCCGCTGTGTTCCGTGGTCATCCCGGCCCTGAACGCGGCGCGCCACCTGCCCGGGTGCCTCGCGGCCCTGCATGCCCAGACCATGCCTGCGGCGGCCTTCGAGATCATCGTGGTGGACGACGGCTCAACCGACGACACAGCCAGCGTGGCCCAGGCATGCGGCGCAACCTGCCTCTGCCAGCCCCACACGGGGCCCGGAGCGGCCCGAAACCGTGGGGCGCGCATGGCCCAGGGAAGCATCCTGGTTTTTACCGACGCCGACTGCCGCCCCGAACCGGACTGGCTCGAGGCCATGGTCCAGGCCCTGTCGGCCAGAGCCGGGAGCAGCACGGCTGGCGCACAGGGGGTCTACGCCACGGACCAACAAAGCCTCGTGGCCCGTTTCGCCCAGTCCGAGTTCGAGGACCGCTATGAACTGATGCGCCGCCATCCCTCCATCGACCTCGCGGCCACCTACAGCGCGGCCTACCGGCGCGACGTCTTCCTGGAGGCGGGCGGCTTCGACGAACGCTTTCCCCGGGCGGACAACGAGGACACGGAACTGTCCTACCGGCTGTCGGCCAAGGGCCACTCCCTGGCCCTGGCCCCCGGGGCCGTGGTCCGCCATCAGCACCCCGCCACCCTTGGCAGCTACCTGCGCCGCAAGTTTTCCCGAGGCTACTGGCGCACCCAGGTGTATCGCCTCTACCCGGACAAGGCCGCCCGCGACCGCTACACCACGGTCCCGGTCAAGCTGGGGACGCTGGCGGCCATGGCCTGGATCTTGGGCAGCCTGGCTGGGCTGGCGGCCCTGCCCCTGGCCGGGGGCGGCCTCCTGGCCCTGGCCCAGGTCTGCCCGGCCGCCATGTTGGCCCTGTCCTGGCCCATGGCCCGGAGAAACTGGCATTCCCGCCGCGCCCTGGGGGCCGTCACGCCGGGCATGATCCTCTTGCGGGGGGTGGCTCTGGGCTGCGGGGTGCTGTGGGGGATGGCCCGGCCCGCGCCGGGATTTCAGGCTGGAAAAGACGGCGGCAAGGACGAAAAGATCAAGCGGTAA
- a CDS encoding DUF362 domain-containing protein encodes MADAGVWPDVAPVQVLRAVSFDDVVRRLAGVFDARPDLLPHDMGARIVLKPNLNSYMNALTGNTTDLRVLSGLLRVLADRGCRHLTVAEGTNSGFYRAGIDVIGRLRVDVLAARYGARVVDCNASAAPHAVEFSGGVTAYAAGECAQADLLINLPKLKTHFETGMSVCLKNLIGCLIGQENKKKTHQDLPGNILRLHAALAPGLHVVDGIVAMEGMGPSRGTPVAADILVVGRDAFGVDLACAHMAGIAVARIAPLLLARQSGMLTPVTEEAVRRLAEKGLLPTLPRPLTPARPTPAAWLALRSPLGGLFRRLRASPPGVRLAASKWFGGLLYLSGVRQDMFDAADARISALEMVRDACTGCAACRDVCPMGLSPDSLLSGKGAVPLAELAAAGCVGCLYCFMICPQRALAIHGDRGFLQEQMNRYDGPVRALCAKKSLTA; translated from the coding sequence ATGGCTGACGCGGGCGTCTGGCCGGATGTGGCCCCGGTCCAGGTTCTGCGGGCCGTGAGCTTCGACGATGTGGTGCGGCGTCTGGCCGGGGTGTTCGACGCCCGGCCGGACCTGTTGCCCCACGACATGGGCGCGCGCATCGTGCTCAAGCCCAACCTCAATTCCTACATGAACGCCCTGACCGGCAACACCACGGACCTGCGCGTCCTGTCCGGGCTTTTGCGGGTGCTGGCGGACAGGGGGTGCCGCCACCTGACGGTGGCCGAGGGAACCAACAGCGGCTTTTATCGCGCGGGCATCGACGTCATCGGGCGGCTGCGCGTGGATGTCCTGGCTGCGCGCTACGGGGCGCGGGTCGTGGATTGCAACGCCTCGGCCGCGCCGCATGCGGTGGAGTTCTCGGGCGGCGTCACGGCCTATGCGGCCGGGGAATGCGCCCAGGCGGACCTGCTTATCAACCTGCCCAAGCTCAAGACCCACTTCGAGACGGGCATGAGCGTGTGTCTGAAAAACCTCATCGGCTGCCTGATCGGGCAGGAGAACAAGAAAAAGACGCACCAGGATCTGCCCGGCAACATCCTGCGGCTGCATGCGGCCCTGGCCCCGGGCCTGCATGTGGTGGACGGGATCGTGGCCATGGAGGGCATGGGCCCATCGCGCGGGACGCCCGTGGCCGCCGACATCCTGGTCGTGGGGCGGGACGCGTTTGGCGTCGATCTGGCCTGCGCCCATATGGCGGGCATTGCGGTCGCGCGCATCGCGCCCCTTTTACTGGCCCGACAGTCGGGGATGCTCACGCCCGTGACGGAAGAGGCGGTCAGGCGGCTGGCCGAAAAGGGTCTTTTGCCGACGCTCCCCCGGCCGCTGACCCCGGCCCGGCCCACCCCGGCGGCCTGGCTGGCCCTGCGTTCGCCGCTTGGCGGGCTTTTCCGGCGGCTTCGGGCCAGTCCGCCGGGGGTGCGGCTGGCCGCTTCGAAGTGGTTCGGCGGCCTGCTCTACCTGTCAGGGGTCCGCCAGGACATGTTCGACGCCGCAGACGCCCGCATCAGCGCCCTGGAAATGGTCCGAGACGCCTGCACCGGGTGCGCGGCCTGCCGGGACGTCTGTCCCATGGGCCTTTCGCCGGACAGCCTGCTTTCGGGCAAGGGGGCCGTGCCCCTGGCCGAACTCGCGGCGGCGGGGTGCGTCGGCTGCCTCTATTGCTTCATGATCTGTCCGCAGCGCGCCTTGGCGATTCATGGCGACCGTGGTTTTTTGCAGGAGCAGATGAACCGCTACGACGGGCCTGTCCGCGCCCTATGCGCCAAAAAAAGCCTTACCGCTTGA
- a CDS encoding sugar transferase, producing MVHKTGSSPAPGAEETLQRERLYRPLKRALDLCCTVMALPLAIPVMLLLAAAIRIDSPGPIIFRHTRSGWFGRPFTLYKFRTMHREAQPYAPHPRHAADARVTRVGRFLRCTNLDELPQLYNVLRNDMSLVGPRPEMPHIVAAYTVREQLRLAAKPGLTGLWQISLHRGRPIHEHLEHDLAYLRGMCLWLDISIMLRTLPLLVRGDKAGNAEYGDGSHG from the coding sequence GCGTGAGCGCCTCTACCGGCCGCTCAAGAGGGCGCTCGATCTGTGTTGCACCGTCATGGCCCTGCCCCTGGCGATTCCGGTCATGCTGCTCCTTGCTGCCGCAATCCGCATCGATTCCCCGGGGCCGATCATTTTCCGGCATACGCGTTCGGGATGGTTCGGGCGGCCGTTTACGCTGTACAAGTTCCGCACCATGCACCGTGAGGCGCAGCCCTACGCCCCCCACCCCAGGCATGCCGCCGACGCCAGGGTGACCCGGGTGGGCCGGTTTTTGCGCTGCACCAATCTGGACGAGCTCCCCCAACTCTACAACGTTCTGCGAAACGACATGTCGCTTGTCGGCCCACGCCCGGAAATGCCGCACATCGTCGCGGCCTATACCGTCAGGGAGCAGTTGCGCCTTGCGGCCAAGCCGGGTCTCACCGGGCTCTGGCAGATCTCGCTCCACCGGGGCCGCCCTATCCATGAGCACCTGGAACACGACCTGGCGTATCTTCGCGGCATGTGTTTGTGGTTGGACATCTCCATCATGCTGCGTACGCTGCCGCTTCTCGTGCGGGGCGACAAGGCCGGAAACGCCGAGTATGGGGACGGGTCGCATGGCTGA